The following proteins are co-located in the Massilia litorea genome:
- a CDS encoding thiamine pyrophosphate-binding protein translates to MTHPSRTGGQILVDALHVHGVDTAFGVPGESYLDVLDALHDSEIRFVINRQEGGAAFMAEAYGKLTGKPGICFVTRGPGATNASIGVHTAYQDSTPMILFIGQVGNDFVDREAFQEIDYRRMYGEMAKWVAQIDRADRIPEYIARAFQIATSGRPGPVVLALPEDMLIDTAEVADTRRYQPVQAAPSAAQIDTLRSMLAEAQRPIVLLGGGTWNAQACADLQRFAEANALPVACTFRFQDLLDNAHPNYIGDVGIGINPKLAARVKDADLVIAIGPRLGEMTTGGYTLLASPVPAQRLVHIHADPEELGSVYQAELMIASGAPQVTAMLAAMEPVDASAWRHTVAEAKADLAAYQEQPPIFRNGEAPLDLWQVVQDLMATLPRDTIITNGAGNYASWAHRFWRYGGMRTQLAPTNGAMGYAVPSGVAAKIVDPQRTVVTFAGDGEFMMTGQELATAVQYGAGVIIIVFNNSMFGTIRMHQEKTYPGRVSGTTLHNPDFAALARAYGGHGEIVEKTADFAPALARALEHANGKNLPALIELRYDGNLITPNLTLEAMRKAAQAAQAG, encoded by the coding sequence ATGACGCACCCTTCCCGCACCGGCGGCCAGATCCTGGTCGATGCACTGCACGTTCACGGCGTCGACACCGCCTTCGGCGTGCCCGGCGAAAGCTATCTCGACGTGCTCGACGCCCTGCATGACTCCGAGATCCGCTTCGTCATCAACCGCCAGGAAGGGGGCGCGGCCTTCATGGCCGAGGCCTACGGCAAGCTGACCGGCAAGCCCGGCATCTGTTTCGTCACCCGCGGCCCCGGCGCGACGAACGCCTCGATCGGCGTGCACACGGCCTACCAGGATTCCACGCCCATGATCCTGTTCATCGGCCAGGTCGGCAACGATTTCGTCGACCGCGAAGCCTTCCAGGAAATCGACTACCGCCGCATGTACGGCGAGATGGCGAAATGGGTGGCGCAGATCGACCGCGCCGACCGCATCCCCGAATACATCGCGCGCGCGTTCCAGATTGCGACCAGCGGCCGTCCGGGCCCGGTGGTGCTGGCCCTGCCCGAGGACATGCTGATCGATACGGCAGAAGTGGCCGACACCCGCCGCTACCAGCCGGTGCAGGCGGCGCCAAGCGCTGCGCAAATCGATACCCTGCGTTCGATGCTGGCCGAAGCGCAGCGCCCGATCGTGCTGCTCGGCGGCGGCACCTGGAATGCGCAGGCCTGCGCCGACCTGCAACGCTTCGCCGAAGCGAACGCACTTCCCGTCGCCTGCACCTTCCGCTTCCAGGACCTGCTCGATAACGCCCACCCGAATTACATCGGCGACGTCGGCATCGGCATCAACCCGAAACTGGCCGCGCGCGTCAAGGACGCGGATCTCGTCATTGCGATCGGCCCGCGCCTGGGCGAGATGACGACCGGCGGCTACACCCTGCTCGCCTCGCCGGTGCCGGCCCAGCGCCTGGTCCACATCCACGCCGACCCCGAGGAACTGGGCAGCGTCTATCAGGCCGAATTGATGATCGCCAGCGGCGCGCCGCAAGTCACCGCCATGCTGGCCGCGATGGAACCGGTCGATGCCAGCGCCTGGCGCCATACCGTCGCCGAGGCGAAGGCCGATCTCGCCGCTTACCAGGAGCAGCCGCCAATCTTCAGGAACGGCGAAGCGCCGCTGGACCTGTGGCAAGTGGTGCAGGACCTGATGGCGACGCTCCCACGCGACACCATCATCACCAACGGCGCCGGCAACTACGCCTCCTGGGCGCACCGCTTCTGGCGCTATGGCGGCATGCGCACGCAGCTGGCGCCGACCAACGGCGCGATGGGCTATGCGGTGCCCTCGGGTGTCGCGGCAAAAATCGTCGACCCGCAGCGCACCGTCGTCACCTTTGCGGGAGACGGCGAATTCATGATGACGGGCCAGGAACTGGCGACCGCCGTGCAGTACGGGGCCGGCGTGATCATCATCGTCTTCAACAACAGCATGTTCGGCACCATCCGCATGCACCAGGAAAAAACCTATCCGGGCCGCGTCTCGGGTACGACCCTGCACAACCCGGACTTCGCGGCGCTGGCGCGGGCCTACGGCGGGCATGGGGAAATCGTCGAGAAGACGGCCGACTTCGCGCCGGCCCTGGCGCGCGCACTGGAACACGCGAACGGCAAGAACCTGCCGGCCCTGATCGAATTACGTTACGACGGCAACCTGATTACGCCAAACCTCACGCTGGAGGCGATGCGCAAGGCGGCGCAGGCGGCACAGGCGGGCTAA